Genomic DNA from Brockia lithotrophica:
CGTCGACCTGATCGAGGAAAAGTGCATGGTGCACGGCGACCTCGACTGCGAGTACATCGCCGTAAAGCTCCCGGATGCCGTAAAGCTCCCGGATGAAGCCTCCCGCCGAGTCTACGAGGAAACGCCGTAGCCCGCGGGGAGGAAAAGCAAAAGCCGGGCGGTAGAACCGCCCGGCTTTTGCCTGTGCGCCCGCGGGGATTCGCTTCCCTCAGTGGACCTCCGCCCCGTGCTCCTCCACCGTCTCCGAAACCTCGCGGATCACCGTGTCCACGAAGCGAAAACCTTCTTCCGTCTCCGCGAGGTCCTTTACACTCAACATCCCCACGACGCGTCCGCCTTCGACGACGATCAGGCGGCGGATTTGATGCTCTGCCATGAGCTTTGCCGCCTCAAGGAGCGGGCGATCCGGTGTGATGGTGACGGGATTCGGGGTCATCACGTCGGCTACGCGCAGGTTCCCGTCCTTGGCCTCGGAAAGCGCGCGGACGACGATGTCGCGGTCGGTGACGATCCCGAGCAGCCTCCCGTCCGCTCCGACGACGGGCAGCGCGCCGATGTCGTGCTCCTTCATCCGTCGGGCCACTTCCGCAAGGATCATCTGCGGGTCGGCCGTGATGACCTGCTGAGCCATGACGTCGGCTACGCGGGTCACGGCGTTCACCTCCTCGGAGAATCCGACCTTATCCTTTGCGGGATTCTCCGCTCCTATGTGCGCTCCCCGAGCGATTCGCCGCAAGACCGGGAGGCCTCCTGCGCCGCCCGACCGCCGATACCGAATATAATGGGTAAGAAGCAAGGAGAATGCCTGCGGACGAGGTGAAAGACGATTTCTCCTCGGCGTCTACCCCGAGAACAACCTGCTGCGGTGATCCCCTTTTCTCCCGCGTCGCCGCGGAGAGGTTCCTACGAACTCGAAAAACAAGCGGCCGTCTCGTCGGGCCCGGACTACGTCCTCCTCCTCCTCACGGTACTCCTCGTGATCTTCGGGCTCACGATGGTGTGGAGCGCCAGCCTCCCCGAGATCCGGATTTCCGTGCCACCCCAATCTCCCGCGCCCGCGTCCGCCTTCCGCTTCCTCCTTCAACCCGGCACTCTGAGTTGGGTCGAGCGACAGCTCCTCTGGGCGGGTCTCGGGAGCGTCGTTCTCGTCGCGGCGATGCACTTCCCCCTCCGCCTTCTCCGGAAGCTCACCCCCCTCGCCCTCGCCTCGGCGTACGTCTTCCTCGTCCTCGTCCTCGTACCGCACGTGGGCACGGAGGTGAACGGCTCGCGATCCTGGCTTCGGTTCGGGGGCCTTTCCTTTCAACCTTCCGAATTCGCCAAACTCGCCCTCCTCTTGTACCTCGCCGCCTTCGTAGCCAACCGCGGAGAGCGTATCGCGCGTTTCCGCGAGGGATTCCTTCCTCCGCTCTTCGTCGGGGGGAGCCTCGCCTTCCTCGTCCTCCTGGAAAACGACCTCGGAACGGCGGCCATCCTCCTCGGGACGACGCTCGTCGTCCTCTACCTCTCCGGCGCCGATCTCCGCCACCTCCTGCTCGTCGGCGTCGTCGCCGCAGCGGGAATTGCCTTGGCCATTTTCCTCGTCCCGTACCGGATGAACCGCCTCTTCGCCTTCCTCGATCCTTGGTCGGATCCCCAAGGCCGCGGATACCACCTCATCCAATCCCTGTACGCCATCGCCCACGGCCGCCTGGGCGGCGTGGGGCTGGGCTACGGGACGCAAAAGGCCTACTACCTCCCCTACGCCCACAACGACTTCATCTTCGCCGTCGTCATCGAAGAACTCGGGGCGATCGGCGGAGCACTCCTCCTCTTCCTCCTCGCCTCCCTCGTGCTCCGCATCGCCTTTCTCGCCGCGCGGACGGACGACCCCTTTGCCCGCACGCTGGCGTACGGCATCGCGGCTTCCCTCTCCATTCAGACGATGTTCAACCTCGGGGGTGTCACCGGCCTCCTCCCGATCACCGGCGTGACCTTACCCTTCATCAGCTACGGCGGAACGTCCCTCGTGGTGAGCCTCGGAGAAGTCGGCATCGCCCTGGCGATCTCCCGGCTCCGCCGAGTTTCCCGCTGAGCGATCCCTTTCCTCCGAACGCGCGCCCTCCGACCGTCCGGCCTCCGCGGCGGGGAGCTCGGGAGGTCGCCCTTTTCGCTCGCGGACTTCTTCGACAAAGACGTCCACGGCGTCCAATACGTGGCCCGTAAAGCGTTCCACGTCTTCGCGGACGCGCCGCTGGACTTCGCGCGCCACGCTTCGGATGTCCGCGCCGTAGTCTACGGCAAGGCGCACGAATGCGGAAAACCGTCCGCCATCTCGACGCAACTGCACGGCGGGACCGCCGAGCCGCCCCCAAAGGCGGTACACCCGGCCGCCCGCGTACGGCTCGTCTGCGGGATGGGCGCCGGGCGTATCCTCCACGGCGAGACGGGCCAGGAGGGAAATCACCTCCGTAGCCACGCCGTGGTCCTTTGTTTCAGATTCTTTAGAATAGACACGGTTCGACGGCGTTTCCGGCATGTCGGGCCGGGGCGGAAGGTCGCCCGAGCGGGGGGCACCGGCTCCTTTCGAAAGCGCCTCTCCGCTTCGGTGTTCCCGGTCGGAAGTGTCCATCGGCATCTGCCGGCCTCCTTTACCTGCGGCGGCCGCTGCCGCTCTCGCTTCATTATAGCGCAGCACCATTCATATTCCCGTACACCCCGGTAAAAACTACGTGCGAGGCGAAAGTTGCCAACGTACGGAGGCTGCGCGCGCCCTCGCCGCGAACGGCATCCGGAGGGAGGGACCGCCGTGTTTCGCCCCTGGTCCATCTTTCGGCGCCGCCGGGAGAAGCGCCGCTCCCTAGAAGAAGCGGCGGCAAAGCGCACGGGCGTACCGGGTACGAAGTGCCCGAAGTGCCCCGTCTCTCCCAAGCTCGAGGTAAACGTCGCCAAGGTACGCGAGCACTTTCATTCGCCGCAAAACCTCGACCTCAAGGTGCGCCCCATCGCCTACGGCCGGCGCAAGGCGGCAATCGTTTACCTGGAAGGGACCATCGAAGAGAGCACGATCGACGAGGCCGTGATCCGGCCGTTGAACGAACGGGCCGCCGCCGTCACCGGAAAAAAGGCCTACACGGAGATTACGACGATCCTCGACTCGCTCCACCTGGACTACGTGGAGGAGATGGAGGACGCGCTCCAGCACCTCCTCGACGGGCACATCGTCTTCTTCATCGACGGAATCCGCCGCGCCTTCGCCATCGACTTTTCCTTCTTTCCCACGCGTTCCGTTCAGGAACCCAAGATCGAACACGTCCTCAAAGGGCCGCAGGAAGCCTTTGTGGAAGACCTGCACCAGAACCTCGCCATCCTCCGCCGCTACCTGCGCTCGCCCAACCTCGTCCACGAGTCCTTCCGTATCGGAGCGGAGACGCGCACGGAGGTGGCCCTCCTCTACCTCAAGGGGACGGCAAGCGGAGAACTCGTCGACCGCTTTCGCCGGCGGCTCGGCGAGCTGGCGCAGGCGAACTTTCAGCGCGTCGTCTTCATCGAGGAACTCCTCGACCCGTACCCAAAAAGCCTTCTCCCCTCCTTCCTCGTCACGGAGCGACCCGACCGCGCGGCCTTCCACCTCCTGGAGGGCCACGTCGTCCTCATGCAGGAGAACTTCCCATCCGTCCTCATCGCTCCCGCCCCGCAGTGGAACCTCCTGCACACGCCGGACGAACACTACCAGCGGTGGGCCTACGGGAACTTCCTCCGGGGGCTTCGGACCTCCGCCTTCTTTCTGAACCTCCTCGCTCCCGCCCTCTACGTCGCCGCCGTAAACTTCCACCCGGAGACGATCCCCCTCGACCTCCTCATCTCCATCGCCGGGTCGCGCGAGTACGTCCCCTACCCGACTGTCGTCGAAGTCCTCCTCATGGAATTTAGCTTCGAGCTCATCCGGGAAGCCTCCACGCGGATCCCCACGCAGATCGGACCCACGATCGGCATCGTCGGCGCCCTCATCCTCGGACAGGCGGCCGTTCAGGCCGGTCTCATCAGCCCCATCCTCGTGATCGTCGTGGCGATCACCGCCCTCGCCTCTTTTGCCATCCCCGATCAGAACCTCGGGTTTTTCCTCCGGATCATGCGCTTTTTCTTCATCTTTGCCGCGGCGCTCTTCGGCTTCCTCGGCATCGCCACGCTCTTCGCCGTGCTCCTCGCCTACATGGTCTCTCACGAGCCGTTCGGCGTCGGACACATGGCCCCCGTCGCCCCCTACCTCCCCTCTTCCAAGGACACCTTCTTCCGCCGCACCTTCTGGGAGGAGACCCACAACCCGGAAACCGCCATGCCCGAGGCCAAGCTCCGCCTTCAGCTCCCCTTCCGCAAAGTCCCCGCGCGGGATCCCGCACGCGAGAGCACCCGAAAACCGAGGTCGTAGGCGGGAAAAACCGGTTTCCGGAAGGGCGCGCGGACGCAGCGCACCGGGAAAAGACCCCCCAGGAGAGGAGGGGGCGCGTGGAAACGCCGTCTACCAACCGACGCATCGGCTTTCGCGAGCTCACGACGACCACGTTTTTCCTCGTCGCCATCCGCGGCACGGACGAAAACACGACCCTCTACTTTCAAATCGGCGGCAACGCCGCATGGATGGTCCCCCTCCTGCAGTGGCTCGCCTTCGTCTCTCTCTTCGTCCCGCTCACGCGGAAGATGGAACGCCACGGCGCCGACGACGTCTTTCGCCTCCTCAAGCTCATGTGGGGGCCGACGGCGACGCGCCTCGTCGCCTCGGGCCTCTTCCTCCTCCTTCTCGCCCTCGGGGCGCTCTGCTTCCGTCCGTACGTCGTGATGCTCACGGTGATGTTCTACCTGCGCACGCCCGAACACGCCGTAGGCCTCGTGCTTCTCTTGGGCGGGATGTACGTCGCCTCTCGCGGCTACGAGGCGATCGGGCGAATGGGGAGCATGTTTTTCGTGTACGCCATGCTTTTCTTCGTCCTTCTCATCCTCGGCATCGCCGACCTCGTGGACCCGTCCTACACCTTCCCCCTCTTCGGCCCGGGCATCCCGCAGATCCTCCGGGAATCTTTCCTCACCCTGGGCTTCTTCGGCGAGCCGTTTTTCCTCGCCTTCCTCGCGGGCGCGACGAAAGGGGGCGTCCCAACCTTTCGCCGGGCGATCCTCACGGGGACGGGAATAGCCGCCTCGATGATGAGCACGTTCTTCCTCATGTACTTGTGGGTCTTTGGCTTCCCCAGCGTAAACGACATCCTCTTCCACTACCAGCAGCTCACGCGTTTCGCCCACTTCGGGCTCTACATCTCCCACATCGAGGCGATCTTCCTCTACATATGGGTCATGGCCTCCGTGGCGCGGCTCGCCGTCGTCCTCTACCTCCTCGTCCAGCTCCTCCGCCTCGCCCTGGATGTGCCCGAGGGAAGGCCGCTTCTCCCGCTCGTGACCGCCTACCTCTTCCTCACGAGCCTCATCCCCGTGGGGATCAACGACATCTTCCGCTGGAAGTACGCCGTCGTCGTCTCCGCCACCTTTGCCATGCTCCTCTTGGGCTTTGCCGTCGTGCTCTGGCCGCTCCCCGCCGGGAAGCGGCCGCCCTTGGGAGGAAGGCTCCACTAGTAGAGGAGGACGAAGGCGATGCAAAAGGCAAAACGACAAAAACCGAGATTCGTCGTCCTCTTCCCCCGTGCGCCGCGGAAAGGAGATTTCCCCGAAGTGATGTCACGGTCGGCAGTGCGCGGCCGCCGAAGAGGCCAGTTCCGCATGCTGGGGCGCGCCGTCCTCCTCCTCATGGGGGTAGGCGGGGTCCTGTCCCTGGGCGGCTGTTGGGACAAGGCGGAACTCGAGGACATCGTCTTCGCCTCGTCCATCGGCCTCGACCGCGCGGAACAACCGGGTCGGCTGGACGTCACCTTCGAGCTCATGAACACCAAAAAGGCCTCTATCCCCATCGGCCAGACGGCGCAAGAGGAGCCAAACGTCACGCATGTAACGGTGCGCAACACGACGCCCATCTGGGCGCGGGATATCGCGAACTCCGTGGTCACCCGGCGGATCAACATCTCCCACGTCCAGACGATCGTCATCGGCGAGGAACTCGTGCGCCAGGAGGACCTCTTCGTCACCCTCGCCGCGGCGCTCCGCGACCCGGAGATGCGCCGGGCGACGCCGATCATCGTGACGCGCGAGCGGGCGGAGGATTTCCTGCGGAACAACCGCCCTCGGTTTGAAACGCTTCCGTACATCTTCTATCGCTTCAAGCTCAACCGCTGGAAGGACACGGGAACCGTCCCCATCTCCACGCTCAACGAGTTCCTTCGCGCCTACAGCATCGACGCCGGATACCTCGTCACGTATGCCACGGCCCAACGCGACGACGCCCGGGAAGGGCGCGACGACCGCGCCCTTCCCGGGGAACTCCGCATAGAAGGAGGGGACCCCGTGGAGATGATCGGGAGTGCCGCCCTCGCGCGGGGGAAGATGGTCGGAGCGCTCACGGGATACGAGACGCGGTTCGCCCTCCTCCTCGGAAACCAACTCCACGTGGCGACCTACCTCATCGGTTTTCGCGACCCCGTAAACCCGACGTACTACGTCTCCACGCGGATCCAAAACTGGGAGGGGCCGCACATCCACATCGACGTAAGCCGCGACATCCCGCGGATCACCGTCGACATCCCCTTCCGCGTGGAGGTCCTCTCCGTTCCCTCGCGGGTGGACTACGTAAACGACGCCGGGAAGCGGAAGCTCCTCCACGAGAGCATCCGCAAGGAGATCGAGTCGGCCTTCCGTCAGGTCGTCCACCGGGCGCAGCACGAGTTTGAAACGGACATCTTCGGCTGGAGCCGATTCGCGCTTAGGCTTTTCCCCACGTGGGAAGACTACCGTCGGTACGATTTCCCGAAAAAATTTCCCCGCGCCAACGTAGACGTTCACGTGGACGTAAAGATCATCAACTTCGGAAAGACCGTCACCACCGAGGAAGAATCTCCGGAACCCAAGATGCGCTGGTGATGTACGCGATGGCCACCTTGATCACCCTCTTCGTCGCCGGCGGCGGCGCACTCCACGCCATCTTCTGGGCGCAAACGCTTCGCCGAGAACAAAAAACGGCCCAAGCGTGGGCCGTTATCCTCCTCGCCCTAGGCCTTTTGCCCCTCGCCGTCTACCTCGTCCTCCGGCCGTACTGAAAGGAGGACATGCCCCGACCGCCCTCACGGAGTCGGCCGGCACCCGGCATCCGGTCGGGATACGCTGGCGTCCCGGGAGACTTCCGCATCGAGGAGGGCGAGCTCTTCCTCCAGGCGGTCGAGGATCCGCTTCCCCTCCTCGCGCGAGATGAGGCCGAGACGTACGGCAAAGTCCACCTCGCGGGAAAGGCCGAACATCTGCGTATCGAGAACCTCTTGGTAGAGGGGACAGTTCGGGAGGACGAGATTTTCCCGCTGCACGCGGATGAGGCGCACGATGCGCTCCGCATCGGATTCGAGGAGTTCCAGCGCCTTGGCGGCGAAGCCGATGTTGTCCATGCAAACCTCCCCCGACCGGGACACCCTTTACACATTACTATAGCACAACGGAATCGGAGATTCGAACGTTCGCGCCCCCCGTCTCGTTTCGTCGGCGCCCTACCGCGCTTCCGAGGCAGGGCGCGGCGCGAGAAGGAGGGCGGTGCGGCGCCCATCCCCGACTTCGAGGACGACGTAGGGGGAACCGGGGAGGCGGCGGGACGCCTCTTCTGGCGAGATCGCACCGAAGTATCCGTCGATCTCGCCGCGGCGCAGGGCGGCGATCCCTTCCGACCAGGGAAGTTCGCGAAAGCGCACCGCGCCCCCGTGCTCCTCCGCCCAACGGCGCACGGCCAAGGCTTCTTCGCCTTGCGGATCGCGGTCGCTCCGATGGGGAACGACGCCTCCGTCGAAGCCGATCACGTACACGAGGTCCGTATTCCGCAGGAGGCAATCTGCCTCGTTTCCCCCTCGTTCCGCCGGAAGCCCGCCTCCGAAGGCGGGGGGGCGTTCCGGGAGGAAATCGCTTCCCCCGCCTTGCGCATGTGCCGAAACCGAACCGTCTCCGTCCGGACGGGTCACGGCGACGATGGACAAGGCGCCGTCCCTTTCGCGGCGGAAGCGATAGCGCCAGCGGACGAGGGTGCCGCTCTCCCACTCCTCCTCCACATCCGCCTCGAGCAGTTCACCTCCCGCGCCGTCCAGGACACGGCGGGGGTTTCGGTCGGACGGGCAGAGGCGGATCCTCCGCGGCCGAAGTTCGGGCGCACCCGCGGGAAGTTCTCCCCGCGCAATCATGTCCGCGAGGAGGAGGCGGAGTTCCTCGCTCGTCCCCTCCAAGAGAGAGGCGTCTCGCTTTCGGAGGGCTTCGTCGAAGGAGACGGCAAAGCGCACGGCAACCTCGAGTACCTCGGGTGCCAGATTTTCGAAGCCGGGGGCGGTGCCGAGCCACCAGACAACGGCGTCGGCATCCGCCGCCCGCTCGGGGAGGAGCTTTCGCACGGCCGGGCAAGGTTTCGACGCGTCCGCGTCCGCTTCCGCTTTTGCCTTCGGCTGGAGTTCGGGAAACTCGAGGTCGTCCTGCGGCGCGGGCCGGGGGCTTGCGCAGGAGTACCGAAGTTCTCCGGCTACGGGAGGGAACGGGCCAAATCTCCCCCGCTCTCCTTCCGGTAGGGAGAGGACGACCTCCTCGCCCGTGCCCACGAGGAGTTCGAGCGTCCCGGACCGGGGATCGGGGAACCCGCGTTCCGCTCCTCCCACAACCCAAACGTACAGAGCCGGAAGGTAAACGCGAAACGAGCGCCCTACCCGGACGAGAGAAAAAGGCGGGGAAAGGGTTCCGTCCGCCTCACCCGCAGACGCGAGGCGGGCGCCGAGCCACTCTCGGTAGGAAGGATCGGAACGGTAGGCGGCCGCGAGAAGGTTTCCCCAGTCGCGAGGAACCGAACGCCACCGTCCCGCTTCGTCGCGGGTCAAAGCGTAAGACGCCACCGCGTCCGGGTCACCCCGCTCCAGGGCCGAGAGAAAAGCTCCCCGCGTAGCCTCCGGGGCGCGCAAGAGCTCCCACCGTTCGGCCGCGCGAAACCCGGCCCCCGCCGCCGAGGCCGAGACGACGAGAAACACCCCCAACCGAACGAAAAAGCGGCGCGCAACGACCCGCGCCGCGCAGCCGTCGGCGCCGAAAGCGCACGAGCGAACGGCACCGGAGCGGAAAGCACGCGCCACGCAGCGGTCGAGAAAAGACGCCGCGCCGCGGATACGCCGCCGGATCGGCTCGAACCCAAACACGCCGTCACCATCTCCGCCCGTAGCCTTCGGGAGGACGTACACCCGAAAGGTACGCCGCCCCCGTTGTCGCGACGCCGAAGAGGCGCGCCGTTGCCTTACGCCCTTATTTATGTATTGCACGTGGGGGAGAGACCTCACGCGCTGAGCATCCCCCAGGCGAGGAAAAGGCCGTAGGCTACGAGGGCCCAAAAGGAGGTGCGCACAGGCGAGGCGCCGAGCTCGGGCGTGAGGGCCACGCCGAGCAACGATCCTCCCAAAAGACCGCCGAAGGCGAGGACCGGGTGGACGGAGGCAAAGGCGAACAAGAGGAGCAAGGTGATCCCGAGGAGGACGCCTGCATCGACGAGAAATTCGCGCCCCAAAAGGCGGCGGCGACGGAAGAGAAAGCTCATGAGACCGCCGACGAGGGCGTACAACGCCGCCGTCCCGCCCCACGCTTCCGCACCCGAGAGGGCCTCCGCCCAGCGCACGCCCAAAAGGCCACCTCCGACGTAGATGGTGATAAGGCGCGCCGTTCCGAAGGCGCTCTCGACGGGCGGGGCGAGGACGTAGAGGGCAAACGCGGCAAGGACGAGTGAGGAAAACCCGCCGAAGACGAAGGAAGACCCGAGTCCCTCCAGAACGAGGCCGAAGATCCCGGCGTGGCGTACCCAGCATTCCTGCACGCGATCCGCAAGCTCGGGCCAGGAGAGGAGAAGGTACGTGACGGCGGACGTCCCGAGGAGGAGGTACGTCCCGAGCATGGGCGGCCGTGCCTCGAAGCTCCCGTCCGAGGGAGAGGAAACGCCGCGCCCTTTCCGACGCAAACCTCCTGCCAAGACCGAAGAAGAAAAGGAGCCGCTCCACCAGCTGGCATAACGCGGGAGGCGCGGGCGAAGGCCGTCCGCAAGGACCTCTTGCCAAAACGCGCACTCCCGCTCCGCGAGGCGCGTCCGAGGGTCTTCCCCCGCCCCGGAGAGGCCGGGAGACCTCGCACCGTTTGCGGCCGAAGAAGGGGAAACCGGCCCGGAAACCTCTCGGACGGGTCCTCGCCTCCCCGAGGCGCCGAAGGAGCAAAGCGACAAACGAATCTCTCCCGCCCCGGCCGTGGGTACCTCGGCGACGGAAAGCACGAAACCCCCGTCGGCGGGCGAAAGCATTCCGAGCAAGAAGTCCATGGATCCGCGAACTTCCGAAAGCGCGACGCGTACCTCGCCGTCGCCGGGGGACGGGACGCGGCCTTCCGGCGCACCCGCCGCGCGTGCTCCGCACGCGACGTAGAGGAGAACCGCCTCGAGGGACGGGACGCGGAAGCGCCGCCGAAGCATTTCCCCCATGCGCGCCGTCGCCCGCACGACTTCGGAAAGCGGGAACGTACCCGACGCCGCACAGAAGAGGCGCACGTACGTGACGCGATCCCCGGCCTTCTCCACGAGGTGAACGGAAGGACGCACCCCGCGGACGTCGAGGGCGTCCCGCCATGCCACGATGCGAAACCCGCGCCTCTGGATGTAGGCCTCGACGAGCGCCCAAAAAGTCGCTTCCCCCTGCACCTCTCCCTCCACCGCGCCGTCCCTCCTCCCGAACGAACGCCCGTACGCGAAACGAGGGTGGTCCGCCTCTACGGCTTCCCACCCCCGTCGGAGAGGAACGCAAACCGGCCGCGTCTATGGTGTCGTCCTTCCGGCCCCTCCCGCTCCGGGCAGGTCGGGACCGAAAAGGAGGTCGCGTTCACTGAAACCGTTCCTCGATGAGCTCGCTCACTTCGTACCAGTAGTCCTCCAGGCTGGGGGCGAAGAAGTAGTGGACGCCGTCGACTTCCACGTGTACGACGCTCTCGAGCTCCTTCATGAGGTCCACGCGCTCCTGCGGCGTGAACGAACGGCCGAGCTCGCGCTCCGCCTCGACCCACAGCATGCGGTAGGCGTCTTCGTAGAAGCGCTCCAACCCCAATCGCGGAGCGGCCTCGTAAAAGGGGCTGCGAATGCGCTTCTTCACCAAGAGCGACACCTTCTTCACGTCCACCACCTCTTCTTTCTCCCGCGCGGCACCGAAAGCGCATCTCCGCGGCCGCTTCGCCTCTAAGCATACTATATTTCTTCGAGCACCTTAAGACCTAAAACGTCCAACCCGTCGGCGAGCACGCGGGCGACGCGGGCCACGAGGGCGAGCTTGGCCCGGCGTTCTTCCGGGTCTTCGACGAGGATCCGCTCTTCCTGGTAGTACCGGTTGAAGGCCTTGGCGACGTCGAGGATGTGGCGGGCCACGGCGCTCGGCTCGTAGAGTTCGATCCCTTTGCGCACGGCCCGGGGGTAGGCGGCGACGAGCTTGAGCAGTTCCCACCCTCGGTCGCCCGCAATCGCCCGCACGTCCGGGAGGACGTCGGCCAACGCCTCTTCGCAGGCCGCCCCCGCCCGGCGAAATAGGCTCTTTGCCCGCGCGTACGTGTACTGCACGTAAGGACCCGTCTCCCCTTCGAAGCTCAGGGCTTCCTCCATGTCGAAGTCGATGTCGTGAAGCCTGCTCTGCCGAAGGTCGTTGAAGATCACCGCCCCGACGCCGATCGCTTCGGCCACGCCTTCTTTGTCCGCCAGGTGGGGGCTCTTCTCCTCGAGAATCTGGAGGGCGCGCGCCTTCGCTTCGTCGAGCACCTCTTCGAGGAAGATCACCCGCCCGCGGCGCGTGGAGAGCTTCTTGCCTCCGAAGCGGAGAAGGCCGAAGGGAACGTGGACGATCGCGTCGGCCCACGGGTAGCCCATGCGCCGGAGCACGCCGCGAAGCTGTTCGAAGTGAAGGGACTGCTCCCGGCCTACGACGTAGAGGAGGAGGTCTCCTCCGAGCACGTTCTTCCGGTAGAGGGCCGTGGCGAGGTCGCGCGTAAGGTAGAGGGTCGTCCCGTCGGACTTGAGGAGAAGGGCCGGGGGGAGGTCGTCGCCGAGGCGGACGACGAAGGCGCCTTCGCTCTCCTCGAGAAGGCCCTTGGCGCGAACCTCTTCGAGAACCCCGGGGATCTGGTCGTTGTAGAAGCTCTCCCCGAGGATGTACTCGAAGGAAACCCCGAGTCTGTCGTAGATGCGCATGAATTCCTTGAGGCTCTCGTCGACGAACATCCGCCAGAGCTTCCTCGCCTGCGGGTCCCCGTCCTCGAGGCGCTTAAACCAGCGCCTCCCCTCGTCTTCGAGCTCCGGCCGCCGCTCGGCCTCTTCGTGGAAGCGGACGTAGAGTTCGAGGTAGGCGCGAATCTTGTCCGAAGCCCCCTCGGGGATGCCCCACATCGCGTAGGCGGCCATGAGCTTCCCGAACTGCGTCCCCCAGTCGCCGATGTGGTTCACGCGCAGGACTTCGTACCTCGCCCGAAGGAGGAGGTTCCGGATCGCCTGACCGATCACCGTCGAGCGCAGGTGCCCGACGCCGAACGGCTTGGCGATGTTCGGCGAGGACATGTCGATCACGACGCGCTTCCCCGCCCCCCAAGAAAAGCGGGCGAAATCCGGCGCCGCCGTCTCGCGCAGGATGTCGCGCACCGCCGCCGTACGGGGAAGGGCGACGTTCACGTAACCGCCGTCCGCTCGGGCGGAAAATCCCCGCGCGGACAACGCTTCTGCGATCGTCCGGGCGATTTCGGCCGGCGGACGACGACGCTCCTTGGCCAGGCGAAAGGTGGGAAAGGCCACGTCCCCGAGGGAAGGGTCCGGAGGCGTGTCCAGAAGCTGCTCGATATCCTCGGGGGAGAGTTCCGTGACGAGTTCTGCCAGCGCATCGCGCACCGGTCGCCAGTACACCGCGTCAACCCCGCTTTCCCGAATTTCCCGCCGTTCCACGGTTCGGTGCAATCCGTTTCGTTATTGTACCGCAGCGGCGTACCGTCCGCCAAATCCGGGAAAGTCGGTGCGCGCCGGCTTTTGCGCCCGAACCAAAAACCCCCGAGGGTGTTGTTATTCATTTTAGAAAAAGTATACGTACCCGGCATCTCGAGAGTTCTCGAGCGACAAAGTTCCGCGGGGAAAAAGAGAAAAGAACCTGCCACAGAAAAAAGCGCAAATCCGGAGAAAAAACGTTCCCCGGATTACTTTACCTTTACTACTTTACTTTACAAAATAAGAAAAGAGACCGCTCAAAAGACCCATGAGGATCGAACCGAAAAACGCGGGCCAAAACCCGTGGACGACGAATCCGGACACGACGCTCCCCACGAGCCAGAAGAGGAGGGCGTTCACCACGAGGCCGAACAACCCCAAAGTAAGCACGTTGAGAGGGAGGGTGAGGAGGTTGAGGACGGGGCGGATCACGGCGTTCACCAGGCCCCAGAGGAGCGCAGCGACGATCGCCGCCCCGACGCCGTGAACCTCGATCCCCTGCAAGATATACGGAAGGAAGAGGATCGCGATCGCGTTTCCGAGAAAGCGGACGAGCACGGCGCATTCCCCTTTCCGGACGCCACACGCGGACCGACCGCCCGCGGAGGACGTCTCTTTTTCCAGGATACCAGACATTCCCACGCAAGAAAAGCCGCGGCGATCGCCAAAAATCTGTCTTGACAGCTGTAAGAAAAAGTTGTATGCATGACGCACGGGGGTGGTGCCCCATGGCGATGTCCTTACCC
This window encodes:
- a CDS encoding CBS domain protein, which produces MRRIARGAHIGAENPAKDKVGFSEEVNAVTRVADVMAQQVITADPQMILAEVARRMKEHDIGALPVVGADGRLLGIVTDRDIVVRALSEAKDGNLRVADVMTPNPVTITPDRPLLEAAKLMAEHQIRRLIVVEGGRVVGMLSVKDLAETEEGFRFVDTVIREVSETVEEHGAEVH
- a CDS encoding Cell division protein FtsW translates to MIPFSPASPRRGSYELEKQAAVSSGPDYVLLLLTVLLVIFGLTMVWSASLPEIRISVPPQSPAPASAFRFLLQPGTLSWVERQLLWAGLGSVVLVAAMHFPLRLLRKLTPLALASAYVFLVLVLVPHVGTEVNGSRSWLRFGGLSFQPSEFAKLALLLYLAAFVANRGERIARFREGFLPPLFVGGSLAFLVLLENDLGTAAILLGTTLVVLYLSGADLRHLLLVGVVAAAGIALAIFLVPYRMNRLFAFLDPWSDPQGRGYHLIQSLYAIAHGRLGGVGLGYGTQKAYYLPYAHNDFIFAVVIEELGAIGGALLLFLLASLVLRIAFLAARTDDPFARTLAYGIAASLSIQTMFNLGGVTGLLPITGVTLPFISYGGTSLVVSLGEVGIALAISRLRRVSR
- a CDS encoding Spore germination protein GerKA, which translates into the protein MFRPWSIFRRRREKRRSLEEAAAKRTGVPGTKCPKCPVSPKLEVNVAKVREHFHSPQNLDLKVRPIAYGRRKAAIVYLEGTIEESTIDEAVIRPLNERAAAVTGKKAYTEITTILDSLHLDYVEEMEDALQHLLDGHIVFFIDGIRRAFAIDFSFFPTRSVQEPKIEHVLKGPQEAFVEDLHQNLAILRRYLRSPNLVHESFRIGAETRTEVALLYLKGTASGELVDRFRRRLGELAQANFQRVVFIEELLDPYPKSLLPSFLVTERPDRAAFHLLEGHVVLMQENFPSVLIAPAPQWNLLHTPDEHYQRWAYGNFLRGLRTSAFFLNLLAPALYVAAVNFHPETIPLDLLISIAGSREYVPYPTVVEVLLMEFSFELIREASTRIPTQIGPTIGIVGALILGQAAVQAGLISPILVIVVAITALASFAIPDQNLGFFLRIMRFFFIFAAALFGFLGIATLFAVLLAYMVSHEPFGVGHMAPVAPYLPSSKDTFFRRTFWEETHNPETAMPEAKLRLQLPFRKVPARDPARESTRKPRS
- a CDS encoding spore germination protein: METPSTNRRIGFRELTTTTFFLVAIRGTDENTTLYFQIGGNAAWMVPLLQWLAFVSLFVPLTRKMERHGADDVFRLLKLMWGPTATRLVASGLFLLLLALGALCFRPYVVMLTVMFYLRTPEHAVGLVLLLGGMYVASRGYEAIGRMGSMFFVYAMLFFVLLILGIADLVDPSYTFPLFGPGIPQILRESFLTLGFFGEPFFLAFLAGATKGGVPTFRRAILTGTGIAASMMSTFFLMYLWVFGFPSVNDILFHYQQLTRFAHFGLYISHIEAIFLYIWVMASVARLAVVLYLLVQLLRLALDVPEGRPLLPLVTAYLFLTSLIPVGINDIFRWKYAVVVSATFAMLLLGFAVVLWPLPAGKRPPLGGRLH
- a CDS encoding Spore germination protein GerKC, with product MLGRAVLLLMGVGGVLSLGGCWDKAELEDIVFASSIGLDRAEQPGRLDVTFELMNTKKASIPIGQTAQEEPNVTHVTVRNTTPIWARDIANSVVTRRINISHVQTIVIGEELVRQEDLFVTLAAALRDPEMRRATPIIVTRERAEDFLRNNRPRFETLPYIFYRFKLNRWKDTGTVPISTLNEFLRAYSIDAGYLVTYATAQRDDAREGRDDRALPGELRIEGGDPVEMIGSAALARGKMVGALTGYETRFALLLGNQLHVATYLIGFRDPVNPTYYVSTRIQNWEGPHIHIDVSRDIPRITVDIPFRVEVLSVPSRVDYVNDAGKRKLLHESIRKEIESAFRQVVHRAQHEFETDIFGWSRFALRLFPTWEDYRRYDFPKKFPRANVDVHVDVKIINFGKTVTTEEESPEPKMRW